A single region of the Cricetulus griseus strain 17A/GY unplaced genomic scaffold, alternate assembly CriGri-PICRH-1.0 unplaced_scaffold_1, whole genome shotgun sequence genome encodes:
- the LOC113838353 gene encoding zinc finger protein 431-like, which translates to MLETYKNLTDIGYSWEDNTTEEQCTSSKRHERHKTTHSGGKHYECNQCHKVFASHSKLQMHRRTHTGEKPYECNQCGKAFSQHSHLQTHKRTHTGEKPYECNQCGKAFSQQNTLQIHKRTHTGEKPYECNQCGKAFSRQNTLQIHKRTHTGEKPYKCNQCGKAFAQHSHLQTHKNRHTGVKPYECNHCGKGFTDQSALHVHKNTHTGEKPYECNQCGKVFARNSHLQIHKRTHTGEKPYECNQCGKAFSQHSHLQTHKRTHTGEKPYECIQCGKAFPHQSTLKMHKRTHTGEKPYGCNQCGQAFARHSHLKMHKRIHTGEKPYECSQCGKAFSHQNTLQMHKRIHTGEKPYECNQCGKAFIYNSVLRVHKRSHTGEKPYECNQCGKVFSHHSNLQMHKRTHTGEKPYECNQCGKAFARNSHLQMHKRVHTGEKPYECNQCGKAFARNSHLQMHKRVHTGEKPYECNQCGKAFARNSHLQIPKRTHTGEKPYECIQCGKAFVQHISLQMHEGTHKEQKHYE; encoded by the exons atgctggagacctacaaGAACCTCACTGATATAG GATACAGTTGGGAAGACAATACTACTGAAGAGCAGTGCACAAGTTCTAAAAGAcatgaaag GCATAAAACAACACATAGTGGAGGGAAACACTATGAATGTAACCAATGTCATAAAGTCTTTGCTAGTCACAGTAAACTTCAAATGCATAGAAGGacacacactggggagaaaccctatgaatgtaatcagtgtggtaaagccttttctcagcacagtcatcttcaaacgcataaaagaacacatactggagagaaaccctatgaatgtaatcagtgtggtaaagctttttcTCAGCAAAATACTCTTCAgatacataaaaggacacatactggagagaaaccctatgaatgtaatcagtgtggtaaagctttttcTCGGCAAAATactcttcaaatacataaaaggacacatactggagagaaaccttataaatgtaatcagtgtggtaaagcctttgctcagcacagtcatcttcaaacgcataaaaatagacatactGGAgtgaaaccttatgaatgtaatcattgTGGTAAAGGCTTTACTGATCAGAGTGCACTTCATGTgcataaaaacacacatactggcgagaaaccctatgaatgtaatcagtgtggtaaagtctTTGCTCGTAATAGTcatcttcaaatacataaaaggacacatactggggagaaaccctatgaatgtaatcagtgtggtaaagccttttctcagcacagtcatcttcaaacgcataaaaggacacatactggagagaaaccctatgaatgtattcagtgtggtaaagcctttccTCACCAAAGTACTCttaaaatgcataaaagaacacatactggagagaaaccctatggatGTAATCAGTGTGGCCAAGCCTTTGCTCGTCACAGTCATCTTAAAATGCATAAAAggatacacactggagagaaaccctatgaatgtagtcagtgtggtaaagccttttctcaccaaaatactcttcaaatgcataaaagaatacatactggagagaaaccttatgaatgcaaTCAATGTGGAAAAGCCTTTATTTATAACAGTGTTCTTCGTGTGCATAAAagatcacatactggagagaaaccctatgaatgtaatcagtgtggtaaagtcttttctcatcacagtaatcttcaaatgcataaaagaacacatactggagagaaaccctatgaatgtaatcagtgtggtaaagcctttgctcgtaatagtcatcttcaaatgcataaaagagtacatacaggagagaaaccctatgaatgtaatcagtgtggtaaagcctttgctcgtaatagtcatcttcaaatgcataaaagagtacatacaggagagaaaccctatgaatgtaatcagtgtggtaaagcctttgctcgtAATAGTCATCTTCAAATAcctaaaaggacacatactggagagaaaccctatgaatgtattcagtgtggtaaagcctttgttCAGCACATTTCACTTCAAATGCATGAAGGAACACATAAAGAACAGAAACATTATGAATGA